A DNA window from Candidatus Eremiobacterota bacterium contains the following coding sequences:
- a CDS encoding GAF domain-containing protein has protein sequence MKTNIVSQDWWTFDITMDNSLFRSLIESLDDGLALIRDDNTIIYCNSAFRTLRETTFQRAENASLLKLYPPSQKEGLLSLLKSLRKKEPSEHTTLFVETESGRQFSDTYTAMTDKFGEVTGIIVMTREVLATVKTDGGKTVAQKYVSKDVTEIKKEKTIKEITNRRKREITALHGLTIAASEGENTGEILMECLRNIMEMFSLEAGEVRYLDKKKQHFSPPVACFGMSESFVKKSSAAGVGKCLCGSAIAREEIVYSPDITLEEQHPCKHCIEEGFKLSVGVPLFSQDEIIGILHLASHRTKQLDEDDLSLLKIAGNFLGLILDNEKMNEKAEIAREYLKGMIAANTDPIIITDPEGNIIDISPALERMTGFPRKKLLKTPAVRLFPESFRSLITDMLSSVLTENKVRELETHIISQEGDAIPVGISASLLRKPEGTPLGIINVLKNRADEKSLQKEIQRRNKEFSLFYSLSFLMTANLSIQEFTTKALHEVFKLISVIPRAVLYESSSPEGPIELVAHVNMPPEITGSEKTVPRGECLCSSVLESGEVLVSDAPQKAMDYRHHGEKWNILVPVKCDERVRGVLVLYADRKPPAGAGDTQLLAMIGNVLGAAMVKHTLLRESISHDEKALEGTPSLRILQAAVKAFTTHDHDEEALPYLLCREARRIADFRTATVSLFEEEALISFHLFGNDKVKKSRMEGIPTGTRLAWVIDKAEPLICDNLALQAKPFREDNALLQRGVVSHLSLPILWNEELFGVLTLEKATLTPLGGEQLIALELMIEYFAALIHEPVSPQSPDEDSQALRSEMETLVNQLEAYSGEILRTNLHFEIEKLLLSAVIKWFAPEIIMFPLGTGEGGERKGVVYSRKKPDREMVTAIQILITMEDAALGNILNTLTLHAEELAELPPAPQPFNVESFLLATPLKLQGDNGLFFAMASGAAGHFELKLPVARCFSLLLTIASMRMREISVLERATTSLIEIKKALST, from the coding sequence TTGAAAACGAATATTGTGAGTCAAGATTGGTGGACTTTTGATATCACTATGGACAACTCGCTCTTCAGATCACTCATCGAATCGCTTGACGACGGCCTCGCCCTGATCAGGGACGACAATACCATCATTTACTGCAACAGCGCCTTCAGAACATTAAGAGAGACGACATTCCAGCGGGCCGAAAATGCATCCCTCCTCAAGCTTTACCCGCCATCCCAGAAAGAGGGGCTCCTCTCCCTGCTGAAATCCCTGAGAAAGAAGGAGCCTTCCGAGCACACCACCCTGTTCGTGGAAACCGAGTCCGGCAGGCAGTTCTCCGATACTTACACCGCCATGACCGACAAGTTCGGCGAGGTCACCGGAATAATCGTCATGACCCGCGAAGTCCTCGCTACGGTGAAGACCGACGGGGGGAAGACCGTGGCTCAGAAATACGTGAGCAAGGATGTCACGGAGATAAAAAAAGAAAAAACCATCAAGGAGATCACCAACAGGAGAAAAAGGGAGATAACGGCCCTCCACGGCCTTACCATCGCTGCCTCAGAGGGTGAGAACACTGGCGAGATTCTCATGGAGTGCCTCAGGAACATCATGGAGATGTTCTCCCTGGAGGCAGGGGAAGTGCGCTACCTTGACAAAAAAAAGCAGCACTTCTCTCCCCCCGTTGCCTGCTTCGGCATGTCAGAGAGCTTTGTCAAGAAGTCGAGCGCTGCCGGCGTCGGGAAATGCCTCTGCGGCTCGGCAATCGCAAGAGAAGAGATTGTGTACTCGCCGGACATAACCCTTGAAGAGCAGCATCCCTGCAAGCACTGCATAGAAGAGGGATTCAAGCTGTCCGTCGGCGTGCCTCTCTTCTCTCAGGACGAGATCATCGGGATCCTCCACCTTGCCTCCCACAGGACCAAACAACTCGACGAAGACGATCTCTCCCTGCTCAAGATCGCGGGGAATTTCCTGGGGCTTATCCTGGACAACGAGAAGATGAATGAAAAGGCAGAAATTGCCAGGGAATACCTCAAGGGGATGATTGCCGCCAACACCGATCCCATCATAATAACAGACCCTGAGGGGAACATAATCGACATCAGCCCTGCACTGGAGAGAATGACGGGCTTCCCAAGGAAAAAGCTTCTCAAGACCCCGGCGGTGCGCCTCTTCCCCGAATCATTCAGGAGCCTCATCACCGACATGCTCTCCTCTGTGCTCACCGAGAACAAGGTAAGGGAGCTGGAAACCCACATCATCTCCCAGGAGGGAGATGCAATTCCCGTGGGCATCTCAGCCTCGCTTCTCAGAAAACCGGAGGGCACGCCGCTGGGAATCATCAACGTCCTGAAGAACCGGGCCGACGAGAAGAGCCTTCAGAAGGAGATCCAGAGGCGGAACAAGGAGTTTTCCCTCTTTTACAGCCTCTCTTTTCTCATGACTGCGAACCTCAGCATCCAGGAGTTCACCACCAAGGCGCTCCACGAAGTTTTCAAGCTCATCAGCGTGATTCCCAGGGCGGTGCTCTATGAGTCATCGTCGCCAGAGGGACCGATTGAGCTTGTTGCCCACGTAAACATGCCCCCCGAGATTACTGGAAGCGAGAAGACCGTCCCCAGAGGAGAGTGCCTCTGCAGCAGCGTGCTTGAGAGCGGAGAGGTCCTCGTGAGCGATGCCCCTCAAAAGGCCATGGACTACCGTCATCATGGTGAAAAATGGAACATCCTGGTGCCGGTGAAATGCGACGAGAGGGTCCGGGGGGTTCTGGTGCTTTACGCTGACAGGAAGCCGCCGGCCGGTGCCGGTGACACGCAGCTCCTCGCCATGATAGGAAATGTGCTGGGAGCCGCCATGGTAAAACACACCCTGCTGAGAGAATCCATATCACATGATGAAAAAGCACTTGAAGGCACTCCCAGCCTCAGGATTTTACAGGCTGCCGTGAAAGCCTTCACTACCCATGACCATGACGAGGAAGCCCTCCCTTACCTTCTCTGCAGGGAGGCGAGAAGAATCGCCGATTTCCGCACTGCCACAGTAAGCCTCTTCGAGGAGGAGGCCCTTATCTCTTTTCACCTCTTTGGAAACGACAAGGTCAAAAAGAGCAGAATGGAAGGGATCCCCACGGGGACAAGGCTTGCATGGGTGATAGACAAGGCTGAGCCCCTTATCTGTGACAACCTGGCTCTCCAGGCAAAACCCTTCAGAGAGGATAACGCCCTTCTTCAAAGAGGGGTGGTCTCCCATCTTTCCCTCCCTATTCTTTGGAATGAAGAGCTTTTCGGCGTGCTTACCCTTGAAAAGGCGACACTTACGCCCCTTGGCGGGGAACAGCTCATTGCCCTTGAGCTCATGATAGAGTATTTCGCCGCCCTCATCCATGAGCCCGTGAGCCCTCAATCCCCCGATGAGGACTCCCAGGCCCTCCGGTCAGAGATGGAGACCCTTGTGAACCAGCTTGAAGCCTATTCGGGAGAGATCCTCCGCACGAACCTTCATTTTGAAATCGAAAAGCTCCTCCTCTCGGCGGTAATAAAGTGGTTCGCTCCGGAGATTATCATGTTCCCCCTGGGAACCGGCGAAGGGGGAGAGAGGAAAGGCGTCGTCTATTCACGGAAAAAACCGGACAGGGAGATGGTCACGGCCATTCAGATCTTAATCACCATGGAAGATGCCGCCCTTGGAAATATCCTGAACACTCTTACCCTCCATGCCGAGGAGCTCGCCGAGCTCCCACCCGCTCCGCAGCCTTTCAATGTAGAGAGCTTTCTGCTGGCGACCCCTCTCAAGCTCCAGGGTGACAACGGCCTTTTCTTCGCGATGGCTTCAGGCGCCGCGGGCCACTTCGAGCTGAAGCTGCCCGTGGCAAGATGCTTTTCCCTCCTCCTCACCATAGCCTCAATGAGAATGAGGGAGATTTCCGTGCTTGAGCGGGCCACGACTTCGCTCATTGAGATAAAAAAGGCCCTGAGCACTTAG
- a CDS encoding metal ABC transporter substrate-binding protein, with protein sequence MKYYRVVLFLLAAALLCCSCAATKAPSSGNVLKTPSSKIKVAVSIVPLADFVRQVGGDRVEVELLIPPGSSPHTFEPKPSQLRTLAEARLLVVVGLGLEFWKDKFVEASGNKALRVIELSRTIEVIDNESHDDHHGHGETGNPHIWLSPRNACCHVKAIRDALIAVDPEGEAFYRERSGRYLGTLEELDGEIREKTGKFSRKRFISHHAAWIYFARDYGLDQAAAIELSPGREPSPREVRDIVEEVKRIKASAIFAEPQFSPKAAEVIGKECGVAVLLLDPIGTRENLDYVPLMKRNVEQMEKAMK encoded by the coding sequence ATGAAATATTATCGTGTGGTGCTGTTTTTGCTTGCTGCGGCGCTTCTGTGCTGTTCCTGCGCTGCCACGAAGGCGCCTTCATCCGGCAATGTTCTGAAAACGCCCTCCTCGAAGATAAAAGTGGCCGTCAGCATTGTGCCCCTGGCGGATTTTGTCAGGCAGGTGGGTGGCGACAGGGTGGAAGTGGAGCTCCTTATCCCCCCCGGGTCAAGCCCCCATACTTTTGAGCCTAAGCCGTCGCAGCTGCGGACCCTCGCTGAGGCAAGGCTTCTTGTAGTGGTGGGCCTGGGGCTTGAGTTCTGGAAGGATAAGTTTGTCGAGGCATCGGGAAACAAGGCCCTGAGGGTCATCGAGCTCTCCAGGACCATAGAGGTGATAGACAATGAATCCCACGACGATCACCACGGCCACGGCGAGACAGGCAATCCCCATATCTGGCTCAGCCCGAGGAACGCGTGCTGCCATGTGAAAGCAATACGTGATGCCCTTATTGCCGTCGATCCCGAAGGCGAAGCCTTTTACCGGGAGAGGAGCGGAAGGTATCTCGGGACCCTCGAGGAGCTTGACGGGGAGATAAGGGAGAAGACCGGGAAGTTTTCCAGGAAGAGATTCATATCCCACCATGCCGCATGGATCTATTTTGCCCGCGACTACGGCCTCGACCAGGCCGCCGCCATCGAGCTGTCACCGGGACGGGAGCCCAGCCCCCGGGAGGTGAGGGATATCGTGGAGGAAGTGAAGCGCATCAAGGCTTCGGCCATTTTCGCCGAGCCCCAGTTCTCCCCCAAGGCAGCAGAGGTCATTGGGAAAGAGTGCGGCGTGGCAGTGCTGCTGCTTGATCCCATAGGCACCAGGGAAAATCTGGACTACGTGCCTCTCATGAAGCGTAACGTGGAACAGATGGAAAAAGCGATGAAATAG
- a CDS encoding PAS domain S-box protein encodes MDLHRDRNNEKRLLLVEDNPDHGLLIKTRLRKLDPGFSIEIVETAEDALAFLSSGQADLILSDYELPGMNGIDMLHKLREGNIDIPCIFLTAQGSEQIAIEALRAGASDYFNKEEGLARYERLVNSINKAINKAFVERELSEYRNFLETVIETIPDPVFIKDRGHRWVSLNRALCEMVGHEKKDMLQKSDYDFFPKEEADFFWEKDEEMFRTAQKVEIPEEPITDSKGRRHILTTIKVPLRDSSGEITHLVGLIRDITTKRLAEDALKVSEEKLRSLFRFFPLASYLFKISGEQMELVDYNEKALEVTEGNIAGLKGKDVSELFAARPDVIQELRQCAKDRGTRRVTSKYTYITTGKTRNIMATVVFVPPDLLLLYTEDLTTILEAQQALFESETKYSTLVEQAKDGVVILQDGIIRFANKTMEHISGYSVQEITGMAAERFVAPHHLERLKEIYTVRQSGGEAPVTYEIQGIHKDGSIRDLEITGSLIEYKGGAASMGTIRDITERRRAEQEAQKFVSLVKNSKEFIGMATLEGDVTYVNEAGRRLVGIDDSYDVTTLKIHEFVGRDRKGTLMSMIIPIVKEKGIWSDEAKLRHFKTGKEVDVHITTFIVKEILTGRPLCLATIMLDISDIKRSQQELSNKNQELEGFVYAVSHDLKSPLMSIREYSSLLLKEMDEKLAGEVATIIERIWVNSDKAMEMIKGLQHYARYALVKRSFTEVDLGEIIGEVILSLSERKTFADSVIRAAEQWPTVSGDYAVLYQVFFNLVENALKYRASEVDVQWERRGELYEVQIRDNGIGIEKEFHERLFDVFTRSSSGAATTEGAGIGLAIVKKGVERHGGEVWLESEPGKGSTFFFTLARPPHETIKPWQESP; translated from the coding sequence ATGGATTTGCACAGAGATCGAAACAATGAGAAAAGGCTGCTCCTCGTCGAGGACAACCCTGATCATGGCCTTCTCATCAAGACAAGGCTGAGAAAGCTCGATCCCGGCTTTTCCATTGAGATTGTTGAAACCGCAGAGGATGCTCTTGCTTTTCTTTCGTCGGGACAGGCCGATCTCATCCTCTCCGATTATGAGCTTCCCGGCATGAACGGCATAGATATGCTCCATAAGCTTCGGGAGGGCAATATTGACATTCCATGCATCTTCCTCACCGCCCAGGGGAGCGAACAGATTGCCATTGAGGCCCTGAGGGCAGGCGCAAGCGATTATTTCAACAAGGAAGAGGGGCTTGCCCGCTACGAGAGGCTTGTCAATTCCATCAACAAGGCCATCAACAAGGCTTTTGTCGAGAGGGAGCTCAGCGAGTACAGAAACTTTCTGGAAACAGTCATTGAAACCATCCCTGATCCAGTGTTCATCAAGGACAGGGGCCACCGATGGGTCTCCCTGAACAGGGCTTTATGCGAGATGGTGGGCCATGAGAAAAAGGATATGCTTCAGAAGAGCGACTATGATTTTTTCCCCAAGGAGGAGGCCGACTTTTTCTGGGAAAAAGATGAAGAGATGTTCCGCACCGCACAGAAGGTGGAGATACCGGAAGAGCCCATCACGGATTCGAAGGGCCGGCGCCATATTCTCACCACCATCAAGGTGCCACTCAGGGACTCAAGCGGCGAGATCACCCATCTCGTGGGGCTTATCAGGGATATCACCACAAAGCGGCTTGCCGAAGATGCCCTTAAAGTGAGCGAGGAGAAGCTCCGGTCCCTCTTCAGGTTTTTCCCCCTGGCCTCATACCTCTTCAAGATCAGCGGTGAGCAGATGGAGCTCGTCGATTACAATGAGAAGGCCTTGGAAGTCACCGAGGGGAACATTGCGGGCCTCAAGGGGAAGGATGTGTCAGAGCTGTTCGCCGCAAGGCCCGATGTGATCCAGGAGTTACGCCAGTGCGCGAAGGACAGGGGCACAAGAAGGGTCACTTCGAAGTATACCTATATTACGACGGGAAAGACAAGAAATATCATGGCCACCGTGGTCTTTGTCCCCCCTGACCTGCTCCTGCTCTACACGGAAGATCTCACCACGATACTGGAAGCCCAGCAGGCCCTTTTTGAATCGGAGACCAAGTATTCAACGCTTGTGGAGCAGGCCAAAGACGGCGTCGTGATTCTCCAGGACGGCATCATCAGGTTCGCCAACAAGACCATGGAGCATATCTCGGGATATTCAGTCCAGGAGATCACAGGGATGGCCGCGGAAAGATTTGTCGCCCCTCATCACCTTGAGCGCCTGAAGGAGATTTACACGGTACGCCAGAGCGGCGGCGAAGCGCCTGTGACCTATGAGATCCAGGGTATCCATAAGGACGGGAGCATCAGGGACCTCGAGATAACGGGGAGCCTCATCGAGTACAAGGGCGGGGCGGCCAGCATGGGGACGATCCGCGACATCACAGAGCGCAGGAGGGCTGAGCAGGAGGCTCAGAAATTCGTGTCCCTCGTCAAGAACAGCAAGGAGTTCATCGGTATGGCGACCCTTGAAGGTGATGTCACCTATGTGAACGAGGCAGGGAGGAGGCTTGTGGGGATCGATGATTCCTATGACGTCACCACGCTGAAGATTCATGAATTCGTAGGCCGCGACAGGAAGGGTACCCTGATGAGCATGATCATACCCATAGTGAAGGAGAAAGGAATCTGGTCTGATGAGGCGAAACTGCGGCATTTCAAGACAGGGAAAGAGGTCGATGTCCATATCACCACCTTCATTGTGAAGGAAATCCTCACCGGCAGGCCGCTCTGCCTCGCAACGATCATGCTCGACATCAGTGATATAAAAAGGAGCCAGCAGGAGCTCAGCAATAAGAACCAGGAGCTTGAAGGCTTCGTGTATGCCGTATCCCATGACCTGAAAAGCCCCCTTATGAGCATAAGGGAATACAGCTCTCTCCTCCTCAAGGAGATGGATGAGAAGCTTGCCGGCGAGGTGGCTACCATCATAGAACGCATATGGGTGAACTCCGATAAGGCCATGGAGATGATAAAGGGCCTTCAGCATTATGCCCGGTATGCGCTTGTAAAGCGGAGCTTTACCGAGGTAGACCTGGGCGAGATCATCGGGGAAGTGATCCTGAGCCTCTCGGAGAGGAAGACTTTTGCCGACTCCGTGATCAGGGCGGCTGAGCAGTGGCCCACCGTGTCAGGCGATTATGCCGTGCTCTACCAGGTATTCTTCAACCTGGTGGAGAATGCCCTCAAATACCGCGCTTCGGAAGTCGATGTACAGTGGGAGCGCCGCGGTGAACTCTATGAGGTTCAGATAAGGGACAATGGCATAGGCATCGAAAAAGAGTTTCATGAGAGACTTTTTGACGTGTTCACCCGCTCATCCAGCGGAGCCGCCACAACCGAAGGGGCAGGGATAGGCCTTGCCATTGTGAAGAAAGGCGTAGAGCGCCATGGCGGCGAAGTGTGGCTGGAGAGTGAGCCGGGGAAAGGATCGACCTTCTTTTTCACCCTGGCACGGCCCCCCCATGAAACGATAAAACCCTGGCAGGAGTCGCCATGA